From SAR202 cluster bacterium, one genomic window encodes:
- a CDS encoding heme-binding protein, with protein MADLTLSEANKIIDGAIAKAKELKIRVSVAVVDAGGRLLAFQRMDNATWAGVYGSQGKAIASVGFGRTSGELQPRADAPIIRGIVAAEGGHMIPSQGGVPIIRNGNPIGGVGVGGGTSQEDEDCSKAGIATVIK; from the coding sequence ATGGCGGACCTGACACTGTCCGAGGCCAACAAAATCATCGACGGGGCCATCGCCAAGGCCAAGGAGCTCAAAATCCGAGTCAGCGTCGCCGTGGTGGACGCCGGCGGTCGGCTCCTCGCCTTCCAACGCATGGACAACGCCACCTGGGCCGGCGTCTACGGCTCCCAGGGCAAAGCCATCGCCTCCGTCGGCTTCGGCCGCACCAGCGGCGAGCTCCAGCCACGCGCAGACGCCCCCATCATTCGCGGCATCGTCGCCGCGGAAGGCGGCCACATGATCCCCAGCCAGGGCGGCGTCCCCATCATCCGCAACGGCAACCCCATCGGCGGCGTGGGCGTCGGCGGCGGCACCAGCCAGGAGGACGAAGACTGCTCCAAGGCCGGCATCGCCACCGTCATAAAGTAA
- a CDS encoding pyridoxal-phosphate dependent enzyme, with product MAFQLVCVKCAKKHDSSKYRIYCDACGCLLDALYDTPAAKSARVLGNARGTARFAPMLPLNHPDRMVTMGEGDTPIVPLPRVGQKLGLGSINAKLEYFNPTGSFKDRGNFVQVSVLKETGVKEVADGTGGNAGHSFAAYCARAGITYHGFAAEALRDHRKLHAIAFHGTRMNWISGGRKARGEAAREFAEDKGILLMSYAQNIYFIEGLKTLAYEVAEQMDPLPDHIIVPIGNGSIYQGLYRGFKEMLQDGRAKRMPRLHGAQTQETPPVVSAFEGRPWTPYDGEAKSRANGIGVPTPPRLQDMVAQAKDTGGSFVTVPEESLLGWQKALAELEGLLVEPTSAIVVGAAEVLKKRGIINPTDRVLLPLTGFGIKEAIPGF from the coding sequence ATGGCCTTCCAACTCGTCTGCGTCAAATGCGCCAAAAAGCACGACAGCTCCAAATACCGTATCTACTGCGACGCCTGCGGCTGCCTCCTCGACGCCCTCTACGACACTCCCGCCGCCAAAAGCGCTCGCGTCCTCGGCAACGCCCGCGGGACCGCCCGCTTCGCCCCCATGCTCCCCCTCAATCACCCCGACCGCATGGTCACCATGGGTGAAGGCGATACTCCCATCGTGCCCCTTCCTCGCGTCGGTCAAAAACTGGGCCTCGGCAGCATCAACGCTAAGCTGGAATATTTCAACCCCACCGGCTCCTTCAAGGACCGCGGCAACTTCGTCCAGGTCTCCGTCCTCAAGGAGACCGGCGTCAAAGAAGTCGCCGACGGCACTGGCGGCAATGCCGGTCACTCCTTCGCCGCCTATTGCGCCCGCGCTGGCATCACCTACCACGGCTTCGCCGCCGAAGCCCTCAGAGACCACCGCAAGCTCCACGCCATCGCCTTCCATGGCACGCGAATGAACTGGATAAGCGGTGGCCGCAAAGCCCGCGGCGAGGCCGCCCGCGAGTTCGCCGAGGACAAGGGCATCCTCCTCATGAGCTACGCCCAGAACATCTACTTCATCGAAGGCCTTAAGACCCTCGCCTACGAGGTCGCCGAGCAGATGGACCCCCTCCCCGACCACATCATCGTCCCCATCGGCAACGGCTCCATCTACCAGGGCCTCTACCGGGGCTTCAAAGAGATGCTCCAGGACGGCCGCGCCAAGCGAATGCCCCGCCTCCACGGCGCCCAGACCCAGGAAACGCCCCCCGTGGTCTCCGCCTTCGAAGGCCGTCCCTGGACCCCCTACGACGGCGAGGCCAAAAGCCGCGCCAACGGCATCGGCGTTCCTACGCCCCCTCGACTCCAAGATATGGTGGCTCAAGCCAAAGACACCGGCGGCAGCTTCGTCACCGTCCCCGAAGAAAGCCTCCTCGGCTGGCAAAAAGCCCTGGCGGAACTGGAAGGCCTCCTCGTCGAGCCCACCTCCGCCATCGTCGTCGGCGCCGCCGAAGTCCTCAAAAAACGCGGCATCATAAACCCCACCGACCGCGTCCTCCTCCCTCTGACCGGCTTCGGCATAAAGGAAGCGATACCAGGGTTTTAG
- a CDS encoding type II toxin-antitoxin system Phd/YefM family antitoxin: MVTKHGKPVAVMLSIEDYEGLVETLDILSDPEAMARIREAEEDIRQGRTIPWGGV; the protein is encoded by the coding sequence ATCGTGACCAAGCATGGCAAGCCAGTCGCCGTCATGCTCAGCATCGAGGATTACGAAGGCCTCGTTGAGACCCTGGATATCCTTTCAGACCCAGAGGCCATGGCTCGCATACGCGAAGCTGAAGAAGATATCCGTCAGGGCCGTACCATCCCCTGGGGGGGAGTTTAA
- a CDS encoding branched-chain amino acid aminotransferase produces MAERVVYLNGQIVPESKASISIRDLGFLHGDAAFDTARTFNGKVFKLREHVDRLYQSLKFLRIDPGMPAEQMAELTGEVARRNAPLLGRNEDYWVSQRVTRGRVDDASHRATVLIECRPLPLKQRAKYFRDGVQLVTSSVRRTPPWVMSPQVKTHNYLNVVMADLEVKSQNPDAWVALLDERGNLSEGSSYNIFLVKDGVLYTPRAQMVLNGITRQTVLELASQLKIPMVEKDVDLFDASASDEMFVTTTSVCILPARNFNGVVIGNGHIPGPVTKGLMAAFSERVGMDYVGQYLAHLGE; encoded by the coding sequence ATGGCGGAGCGCGTGGTTTATCTCAATGGGCAGATTGTTCCCGAGAGTAAGGCCAGCATATCGATTCGGGATTTGGGGTTTTTGCACGGGGACGCGGCTTTTGACACGGCGCGGACGTTTAACGGCAAGGTGTTCAAATTGCGGGAGCACGTCGATAGGCTGTACCAGTCGCTGAAGTTTTTGCGCATCGACCCGGGGATGCCGGCGGAGCAGATGGCGGAGCTGACGGGGGAGGTGGCGCGTCGGAACGCGCCGCTGCTGGGGCGGAATGAGGACTACTGGGTCAGCCAGCGAGTGACTCGCGGGCGGGTGGACGACGCGTCGCACAGAGCGACGGTGCTGATTGAATGCAGGCCGCTGCCGTTGAAACAGAGGGCCAAGTATTTTCGGGACGGGGTGCAACTGGTGACGTCGTCAGTGAGGCGGACGCCGCCGTGGGTGATGAGCCCGCAGGTGAAGACGCACAACTATCTGAACGTGGTGATGGCGGACCTGGAGGTGAAGAGCCAGAACCCGGACGCGTGGGTGGCGCTGCTGGACGAGCGAGGGAACCTGTCGGAGGGAAGCTCCTATAACATTTTCCTGGTGAAGGACGGGGTGCTGTACACGCCTCGGGCGCAGATGGTATTGAACGGGATCACTCGGCAGACGGTGCTGGAGCTGGCGTCGCAGTTGAAAATACCGATGGTGGAGAAGGACGTGGACCTGTTCGATGCGTCGGCGTCGGACGAGATGTTTGTAACGACCACAAGCGTCTGCATATTGCCGGCGAGGAATTTCAACGGGGTAGTGATAGGGAACGGGCATATTCCGGGGCCGGTGACGAAGGGGTTGATGGCGGCGTTTAGCGAGCGGGTGGGGATGGACTACGTGGGGCAGTATTTGGCGCATTTGGGGGAGTGA
- a CDS encoding NAD(P)-dependent oxidoreductase, with protein MPHANVGKSGQLFNRIGFIGIGRMGLPMARSLLSAGFHLTVHNRTPAKAQSIVSLGATPASSPTDIARACDAVLACLPDVPASESVFLGPDGLIANARPGQLFIDFSTVGPTTSRRIYNAAKAKGARFLDAPVSGGVERAASASLTIMAGGDRDAFDRALPIFNTLGSTVRYVGPSGAGSVVKLINQLLVGVHTLAAAEALVLGAKADADPKQLLEILKVSWGQSFMLDRNGPIMLERRYDDARGPLRLLLKDMSLVNQMGRDSGVPLRAASQALEAFRQAADQGMSELDLSALGLLLEKEAGIRIADLSS; from the coding sequence ATGCCCCACGCCAACGTAGGCAAGTCCGGCCAACTCTTTAATCGCATCGGCTTCATCGGCATCGGCCGCATGGGCCTCCCCATGGCCCGCAGCCTCCTCTCCGCCGGCTTCCACCTCACCGTCCACAACCGCACCCCCGCAAAAGCCCAATCCATAGTCTCCCTTGGAGCGACCCCCGCCTCCTCCCCCACCGACATCGCCCGCGCCTGCGACGCCGTCCTCGCCTGCCTCCCCGACGTGCCCGCCTCCGAAAGCGTTTTTCTCGGCCCCGACGGCCTCATCGCCAACGCCCGCCCCGGCCAGCTTTTCATCGATTTCAGTACCGTCGGTCCCACCACCTCCCGCCGCATCTACAACGCCGCCAAGGCCAAAGGCGCCCGCTTCCTCGACGCCCCCGTCAGCGGCGGTGTCGAACGCGCCGCCTCCGCCTCCCTCACCATCATGGCCGGCGGCGACCGTGACGCCTTTGACCGCGCCCTGCCCATCTTCAATACCCTCGGCTCCACCGTTCGATACGTCGGCCCCTCCGGCGCTGGCAGCGTGGTCAAGCTCATCAACCAGCTCCTGGTGGGCGTCCATACCCTCGCCGCCGCCGAGGCCCTGGTCCTGGGCGCCAAGGCCGACGCCGACCCCAAGCAACTTCTGGAAATCCTTAAAGTGTCATGGGGCCAGAGCTTTATGCTCGATCGCAACGGGCCCATTATGCTTGAGCGTCGCTACGACGACGCCCGCGGCCCCCTTCGCCTCCTCCTCAAAGACATGTCCCTGGTCAATCAGATGGGCCGAGACTCCGGCGTCCCCCTCCGCGCCGCCTCCCAGGCCCTCGAAGCCTTCCGCCAGGCCGCCGACCAAGGCATGAGCGAGCTGGACCTCAGCGCCCTCGGCCTGCTGCTGGAAAAAGAGGCCGGCATCCGTATCGCTGACTTGTCATCCTGA